DNA from Gracilinanus agilis isolate LMUSP501 chromosome 3, AgileGrace, whole genome shotgun sequence:
TCCACTCATTGCAGAGCGGATTACACAAAGGACTTCATGAGGTTGATCTCAGAACATCATTCTGGTGCATGCAACTCATCTTAATATATTTGGAACATGATCCCTAACTCAATTGGGGAATTGCACATAACcatccatctatttttttttttttttttttttttgctgggcaAGTGGAAGAGGcactttgtttctcttttggCTAGGAAGGTGACAAGTGGCTTTTTGTCCCTCCTTTTGCTGCAGACTTgtaccatcagttctttctaagCAGCGAACTggctttttccctttcttggctTCCCCAGTGCTTAGCGCCGAGCCAGGGCACAGAGTGAACGCTCAGtaaacatatatttgaaaaattctgGGTTGGTTGGTTTTCTGCCCCTTAGcagtgtttttttttggggggtggggggaacctTAAACCGCAAGATTCTTTCCAGCCTGGCATCCCCACCCGGACCGCAGCAGCGAGCCCTGGGCTCTCCCGCGCGCCCACGCGCCACGTGCTGAGGTGGCTGCTAAGATCAGGGGGACTCGGCTGCACGCGCCAGTACCCGAccaggaaagagaggaggaggaggaggaggaggcgggaACGACTAGAGAGCGGGGAGGGGGAAGCTAGGAGAGGCgccatttttttatcttttccctctctGCCTCGCCCTTTGGAGCCAGAGCTAAAACAACCAACCTGCAGGGAAGCTAGAGGGGAAAAGATAGAGGAAtggtaggagaaaaaaaaatttaattaaaaaaaaaacacctaaaagTTATTAACATGAATGTTGCAAATTTGAAAAGAACAAGGTTGGCCTCGAAGAAATGAGAGAAGACACCCCCTCCTTTTTTACAGTAGGTTAGGGTTAGGGGGCGTGTAGAAGACTACCTGGTATATAATGTTTTTTCGATTTTTTTTTCCGTTGCATTGACTGGTTTTCCcgagggttttttttccttctttaaacaattctttgttataataaaAAGGATAGCAGAagtagaaatataaaatgtcaatacaaattaatcttgtttttaaaaaaaagattatttactttttttcaggGGGGAGGGCAAAGGGAAGCCTGGCCATTCAGCCTCCGACCTCCCCCACACTCGTCTGAGGGATAGCTTCGAGCTGGAGGATGGGGCAGGGAGATCCTGCACGCCCCCCGCAGCAGGTGAGAGCCCCAGGCGTCAATTTCCGCCTACGGGATTCCTGGCAGAGCTCGCGGAGGAGGGCGCGCGCCTGCGCGTCCAACGGAAAATGTTGGGGGAAGGTGGTCGCCGCCCCATCCCCCACACCAGCCTGGAACGGGGACTAGCCCTCGTAGGCGAGAGGAGAATCCTGGCAGCATCAAGATTGGGGGATTCACTGAGAGGAAGCTCCAGCCCTGAGCGCAGAGCTGGTcacatgataaaaaaagaaaaaaagaagggaagaggcgTGACTTGTGACGTCTTTATAAAGGAGGTAACCAAGAGGTTTTCGCAATGTGGTGGTTCCATAGTGTAGTGGTTATCACGTCTGCTTTACacgcagaaggtcctgggttcgagCCCCAGTGGAACCAACTCGACTTAGTTTTCTTAAACCCTTTTTCTTATAAACCTTTCCTCACCAATATCCccaattttgcttcatttttccctCGTCAGTccaatttttgtattttcattggaCAATCTAATACCAGAGTTTCCCCTTAAGAAACGACCCCAGCGACAGCACCCTCCTTCCTCCAAAAGTCAAAAAGGGCGGATCTGGGCTCAGTGCGGAGGCCACCCTGGGAAGGGACGGAGGTTGGGGGGGAGGCCAACTCCAGAGCTCTAGAGccgaaattaattaattaattacttaaagaaatgaaagctccCTCCTCCCACTGCCAGTAGGCCCCAAACCCTCTATAATGCTCTGGTTGAGGGCCAGGGGAAAGAAAGccaagaaggaaaaatatcatCAGAGGACCCTGTATAGTAGACAATACGTctgctaaattgaattgaaaattccAAGGATGTGTGACTCCTTCACCAATCTgggcctcagtattctcatccataaaatgggtataataatagcacctatcctgTTTATTGATCGTCAGAATCCGGTGCAATTATATTCCTAAAGCTGTAGAAATgttagtcattattatttttttaccactacaaagcAAGTTGAAGGGACTAGTCTCTTAGGGTTAGTGATTGAGGCAATTCTGGATCATAATGAAATTCCCATAAAAGGATCACAGTAAATGACTAGTTTAAGAAGCAGTTTCTATGAcgctattatgattattatattattatattactggAGAAGATTAGCAAGTATCCTGGTGTTAACTTGCAGGCTTTCTTTCCCCtgcaggattatagatttaatgCCTGAAGTAACCTTGGAAGCCTTCTAGgataatcctctcattttacaatacaggaaactgaggcccagagaggtaaagtcatttgtccaaggtcacagaggcatGTAAGTAGAGCCAGCATTCCTGCTAATGtgaaggtttttttccccatcattgttttatttttatcctgaaaTGAATTAACcacaaagaaaatgaacatttctatacACACTGtagaacagaaggaaaggattataCATAAAAATCAGTAATCTCTTTATATAGaggttgcttttctttttaagtatataatgcATTTCAACATGTAACTTCAAATCTGTACTGCTTGCTTTTGACTCCTACTAATaattccttctgttctctttcgTGGGGGCCAGGTGGGGAAGAACCCCTCCCCTAACCATTCtccaagtgaaaaaaagaaaattgttgtgATGAATGTAATAtactaatatttacataatatctACTTATGTATTATAATTAAGGAAAGCAAATTCCCATACAGACCATGtctaaaaatgtctcattctgaaaACTGAGGCTATTAACTGATCTAGAGGTAGGGAGCATGCTTCTTCATAGATCGTCTGGAGCCTTGATAGATCACTCAATTTGTTAATCAGATGAACCTAAACTGTCTCACTCCAGACTCTTAAGCCCCATTCAGAGGAAGCAATTTTATCATCTGTGAAACCAGCTTGTTCTTATATGTGAAGGTGGGTCATAGATTTATAGCATTAAagattcagggggcagctgggtggctcagtggattgggagccaggcctagagatgggaagtcctgagttcaaatgtgaactcagatacttcctagctgtgtgaccctgggcaagtcacttagcccccattgcctagcccttacggctcttctgccttagaaccaatatgcagtattgattccaagactagcaataaagattaaaaaaaaaaagattatctaaTTCAAAGACTTCATTTTTTACAATAAGGAATTTACTAAGTCAgacaataaacattaagtgcctgcAATGTGCCTAGCATTGTGCCaattctgagaatacaaaaaaaaaatatataaatagatggtCCTTGTCTATTTAATTGGGGGTAGGGGGCCTGAGCCCCAGAGGGATGATGTCATTTACCCAGGGCAACAGAAACGAGATTCAAATCCAAATCCAGCCCTCTTCATTATATGCCAGGTTCGGTGTTACCTTGGGGATTTCTGCTCAGGTGGAGGTAGGAGAGAAGTTCTGCGGTCCCTTCtgactctgacattctatgttctgtgATTCTAAAACACATCACTAATTggcattaaattaaaatataaatatatacaaatatttatatatgatatgatatatattatataaatatatatataaattaaaatttgtataaaatataaattaaaatatagaggAGGTGAGCAATATTTGCAGCATTAAGCacttaactatgtgccaggcaaatacaaatgaaaaagaaagacccCCAACTGAAAAGaacttatatatttattgatgggaggagaaagggggTGGGCAGGGAAAGGAACATGCCCTCTTGGGGACATGGCAGTGAAGTCCATGGGGCCAGTATCACATTTTtcattaatcaacaaaaactatGTAACATGGGAGAAAAGAGAGTAATAGTCTTGGGGTTTGTTCAAATCTCTTCCATgcaaatttagagataaaaatccACATTTATGAAAGGCTCAGAaataatagtgtttttttttaatctcatagaGACAGCTCTTCTACagatctaattttctttttattactttgTGTATGTAACACATGACAATCAAGTTTTATTGCTTAAAATTAAGACTGAATTTACTCTACATTTTTACCTAGAAACTGGAAAGAGAATTAAGCCCTGGAATATTAGAGTGAGAATGCTCTGgcacacattttacagataagaaacttaGACATATTGCCTTACATCACTTTTAACTACTAAGATATGTCCCCCTTTATAATTCCacgtttaaaaaaattacattcaacatcCTGCAACAAAAGgattctgtctcctcttctcctttctagtGACTTCCCAGTGCCCACTTAGCTTAAATAAAAGTTCCCATCCAAGGTGATGAActacctgtttccatattaacTGTGCTTACTAATCCAATATGGCGATTAACAAATCCCCCGAGCACAAAATCCCTATTAATTAGTTGGCCTGAAAAAGGCGGAGTTTGAGAGAAGTCCCTCTTTGGTGCTGGCTGAATTTTGGGTCAAGTTGGGAAGAAAGCAGTAGACGTGGGTGCTCTTCTTCACACTGACTCCATTTCCTGGCGGGTAGGAGTATAGGACCCAGAGTTCACACAACCTGGAAGGCACTCCCTGGACCATAGAAGTTCTGGAGGAATTGGGGAAAATCTTGAATGAATTTGATGCTTTTGATGCTTTGCCAGGAGGAAGGAATGGAAACGTGCACCCTGAAATGTTTCCCCCATGcctcatattatttttttctcttcattgttcagttgtgtctagctcttcataatcccatttggtttttggtttttttttggcaaagatactggaatggtttgtcatttccttctccagctcatttttacaaatgaggaaactaaggcaaacaaggttgagtgacttgaatagggctacacagctagtaagtgtccaaggccagatttaaactcaaaaagatacaagtcttcctgactccagacctggcactttctgtattatttttccctctgatcaatgagtcaacaagaatttacCAAGCACTTGTATGTTCCAGGCATTTGATTAAAAACtcagggttacaaagaaaggcaaaagcagtccttgcccttaagaaaCTTATGTGCTGGGGGGAAACATGGAGAACACCGGATGGAGGATCTTTTGTGAAGGGCATCAAGTAAGCCAGCCCCACTGGACTCTTAAGAGGACAAGAAGGGTAGTGATGTGTTAGATGGGAAGGTGCTGTGTGGCGAAGAGCTTTAACTATCAAGTAAAGGAgtatatatttgatcctagaggtaactAGATGGAAGAAGATGAATATTTGTAGGAGGCCATTTATTCATCCAGTAATAGTCAGGGAAATGGTTCCCTAATCCTTAGGCCAAGGAAAGTTATAAATAGGTAAAAGGCAGGATTGGGACTAGAAGCTAGGTCTGTTCTTCCCAGGATTGACTCCAGTGTTGAAAAGATTATTTACCCAGGGTGACAAAGTCTTTGTGGAATTTAAAGAGACCAGGTTTATCCCTAAGGTTTGCTTTTCAATGTGACATGTAAGGCCTTAAATGGATTGGTCAAATCATTCTCAGATAAAGGATGCTGCAGAAACCCACCAGTATTTATAAGCAAGCAGCATCAAATATCTTATCTTCTTACATACATATGTGATATTTCCTGCAATAGACCATAAGTGCcttaaagcttttatttttaattaaattaatttattttattctatataattatgacattatttttatatatttatatgtgtaaataattttaattaattaatttaaattaatttaattaaaaataaagttttatttttatccttgttTTCCCAGAATCTTAATagacacttaaatgtttgttgacagtTTGCTGTTGCTAATGACTTCAGCACAGAGCTTTGTACATAGTAATCACATCAGTCATTCATTCCTCAAGGCTGAGCCTAACCATGATATTCTACTCCAAGCATAAGAAATGAAATCTAAAAAGCCTACGAAATCTGAGTCTTGCTTTAAAGCTTAGTGTAAAGAAAGCAACAGCATTGAAAAGATGGATTCAAGGCAGATTTCTgctgaagaaaatgtgaacaGGGAAAGATCATGTGTTGTACCACATGAACCCTCATATATCCTGAGTCCTGATATAGCATATAGCATGAGTCCTGTGGGGCAGAGTGGATCTGGCTACTGATCTCAAACATGACTCAGCCCAGGGATGTCAAGGACCTTTTGTTGACCATCACACAGGACTAGCCACTGGACGTCTTCCCCTCCCCTAACTTCTGCCTCCTTCTCAGGAATTGGCAGCCACAATGGCATTACCTTTGCTGCT
Protein-coding regions in this window:
- the LOC123241702 gene encoding uncharacterized protein LOC123241702; protein product: MAKIPKHCLGQGTSVGAVLSARRGGRGQAAKAGLACKGIRNNRHVEVISMSLYHQQQRWLEKWLFSFGQQLLPGKAAETWHPHPDRSSEPWALPRAHAPRAEVAAKIRGTRLHAPVPDQEREEEEEEEAGTTREGEGKGKPGHSASDLPHTRLRDSFELEDGAGRSCTPPAAGESPRRQFPPTGFLAELAEEGARLRVQRKMLGEGGRRPIPHTSLERGLALVGERRILAASRLGDSLRGSSSPERRAGHMIKKEKKKGRGVTCDVFIKEDYRFNA